One Armatimonadota bacterium DNA segment encodes these proteins:
- the rpoC gene encoding DNA-directed RNA polymerase subunit beta' encodes MTDSSTFDKIRIGIASPDDIRSWSCGEVKKPETINYRTFKPERDGLFCERIFGPVKDWECHCGRYKKVKFKGVVCDRCGVEVTRSKVRRERMGHIELAAPVSHIWYLKGVPSPMALLLDMSPRPLERVLYFASYIVIHVDRPKINQHIDEIRTAVNAAVEDITIARDANIANLRKDAAKDEKENPDWDDKKKNDQTKKLNERIKQEERDATDHTDELFATLKLLESVQKLELITEDQYRALDRLLEVVSEKLDVDLSDVLRAGLGGSAIKELLSEVDLEKLARELRKEISQTTGPKRARAIKRLEVADSFISSKSRPEWMILDCIPVISPELRPMVQLDGGRFATSDLNDLYRRIINRNNRLKKITEIRAPESIINHEKRLLQEAVDALIDNGRRTRPVVGSNNRPLKSLSDMLKGKEGRFRKNLLGKRVDYSGRSVIVVGPYLKLHQCGLPKEMALELFKPFVMKTLVEKKYTSNIKTAKRMIDRMKPEVWDALEDVISEHPVMLNRAPTLHRLGIQAFEPILVDGKAIQLHPLVCHAFNADFDGDQMAVHVPLSASAQSEARLLMLSTHNLFSPADGRPVVAPLQDIVLGSFYLTMKHEDVPDEKALHIFSDEEDALLAYRNGQVDIHEPIKVRLPKSPDSDELELRELTVGRLIFNNILPPNMRYIDREIDKKMMARLVNDCYAKNGLEATVKLLDDLKALGFRYATFSGITISMTDMDIPSKRDEIVERTQTAVARKNRDYTRGLITQAERKQQVLELWIRAADEVADSITDSVETFNPISIITTSGARGSKRQITQLAGMRGLMSDPFGNLIEDLPIKSNFHEGINVLEYFISTHGARKGLADTALRTADAGYLTRRLVDVAQDVIVRGDDCGTTSGVYVSTIEESGEVIETIGDRLRGRTALEDIFLPGAGEPIVCANEIISDDAAKEIEAAGLTRVGVRSPLTCELRQGICSKCYGRDMANGKPVDAGTAVGIIAAQSIGEPGTQITMRTFHTGGVAGKYMTGVAEVKKKKQESLRDLHEDIRRGLVSIEDGAEGLDRERARAVQAVLKVLEDQVGGLLRVVELFEARKPKGQAIITEVAGEVVDIETRGLKRVVIHSEQPTYDPSQLSGEVIVDAAVSPKTGDTIIDAGTELTEKLARKIKDAGVQSVKLRKTHLVPYRGNLEVEVGQTVQAGDRLTEGPMDPHKVLELQGVRGVMEYLVREIQNVYKSQGIDINDKHVEIIVRQMLRKRKVIESGDTRFLPGQVVDKFEFEDENARVLAASGTEATADWVLLGITEASLATDSFLSAASFQKTTRVLTDAAVRGKRDNLIGLKENVIIGRLIPAGTGLPRYKGLDVMNEDHEVITTARQLLEPTYESEEEEEILPIEDELELEDIVPLGGGEPEAEAEESDEEDELEEDDVFKKLASALTGDDEGDVDAPDTDDEDAPIDTNSDNAI; translated from the coding sequence ATGACTGATTCTAGTACATTCGATAAAATCCGGATAGGCATCGCCTCGCCGGATGACATACGTTCGTGGTCCTGCGGCGAAGTCAAAAAGCCCGAGACCATCAACTATCGCACGTTCAAGCCCGAGCGCGATGGGCTTTTCTGCGAGAGGATATTCGGACCGGTTAAGGACTGGGAGTGTCACTGCGGGCGTTATAAGAAGGTCAAGTTCAAGGGCGTCGTCTGCGACCGCTGCGGAGTTGAAGTCACTCGCTCCAAGGTTCGTCGTGAGAGGATGGGCCACATCGAGCTTGCCGCGCCCGTATCGCACATCTGGTATCTAAAAGGTGTGCCGAGTCCTATGGCTCTGTTGCTGGATATGTCACCCAGGCCGCTTGAGCGCGTGCTTTATTTTGCGTCTTATATAGTGATCCACGTCGACAGGCCTAAGATCAATCAGCACATCGACGAGATACGCACAGCAGTCAATGCGGCGGTCGAGGATATCACGATTGCGCGTGACGCCAACATAGCGAACCTGCGTAAAGACGCAGCGAAAGATGAGAAAGAAAACCCGGATTGGGACGACAAGAAGAAGAACGATCAGACCAAAAAGCTCAACGAGAGGATCAAACAGGAAGAGCGCGACGCTACTGATCACACAGACGAACTGTTCGCGACTCTAAAGCTCCTTGAGAGCGTCCAGAAGCTTGAGCTGATTACTGAAGACCAGTATCGCGCCCTGGACAGGCTCCTCGAGGTAGTCTCGGAGAAGCTTGATGTCGACCTGAGCGATGTCCTCAGAGCCGGACTGGGTGGATCTGCCATCAAGGAGCTGCTTTCCGAGGTCGATCTTGAGAAGCTGGCTCGTGAACTGCGTAAAGAAATATCGCAGACCACCGGTCCCAAGCGCGCAAGAGCGATCAAGCGTCTTGAGGTTGCAGATTCGTTTATATCGTCCAAGAGCCGTCCCGAGTGGATGATCCTGGACTGCATACCTGTGATTTCGCCTGAACTGCGGCCTATGGTCCAGCTCGACGGCGGCAGGTTCGCGACCAGCGACCTCAACGATCTTTATCGCCGTATCATCAACCGGAACAATCGTCTTAAGAAGATCACCGAGATTCGCGCGCCTGAGTCGATCATAAACCATGAGAAGCGGCTTCTTCAGGAGGCCGTCGATGCTCTTATTGATAACGGCAGGCGCACAAGGCCGGTAGTCGGTTCCAACAACAGACCGCTCAAATCGCTTTCCGACATGCTCAAAGGCAAAGAAGGCCGGTTCCGAAAGAACCTGCTCGGTAAGCGTGTAGACTATTCGGGTCGTTCGGTCATCGTTGTCGGCCCGTATTTGAAGCTGCACCAGTGCGGACTGCCTAAAGAGATGGCTCTGGAACTCTTTAAGCCGTTCGTGATGAAGACTCTTGTCGAGAAGAAATACACTTCCAATATCAAGACGGCCAAACGAATGATAGACCGTATGAAGCCCGAGGTCTGGGACGCTCTTGAAGATGTAATCAGTGAGCATCCGGTTATGTTGAACCGTGCTCCCACGCTTCACCGCCTTGGTATTCAGGCTTTTGAGCCGATCCTGGTGGATGGCAAGGCTATCCAGCTTCACCCGCTGGTCTGCCATGCGTTCAATGCCGACTTCGACGGCGACCAGATGGCTGTCCACGTACCGCTGTCGGCATCGGCTCAGTCTGAAGCGAGACTTCTGATGCTCTCGACTCACAATCTGTTTTCGCCGGCGGACGGTAGACCGGTTGTTGCGCCGCTGCAGGATATCGTTCTCGGATCATTCTATTTGACTATGAAGCATGAGGATGTTCCTGACGAGAAAGCGCTTCACATATTCTCAGACGAAGAGGATGCGCTTTTGGCATATCGCAACGGGCAGGTGGATATACATGAGCCGATCAAGGTCAGGTTGCCCAAATCGCCGGACAGCGACGAGTTGGAACTCAGGGAACTTACGGTCGGCAGGCTGATTTTCAACAACATACTGCCTCCGAACATGCGCTATATAGACAGAGAGATCGATAAGAAGATGATGGCCAGGCTGGTCAACGATTGCTATGCAAAGAACGGACTTGAGGCCACTGTTAAGCTCTTGGACGATCTCAAGGCGCTTGGTTTCCGCTACGCCACATTCTCAGGTATAACGATTTCAATGACGGATATGGACATTCCGTCCAAGCGAGATGAGATAGTCGAACGGACCCAGACGGCTGTCGCGAGAAAGAACCGCGACTACACCAGGGGTCTTATTACCCAGGCAGAGCGCAAACAGCAGGTGCTTGAGCTGTGGATTCGCGCTGCGGATGAAGTCGCTGACTCTATTACAGACAGCGTGGAAACGTTCAACCCGATCTCGATTATTACTACATCGGGAGCTAGAGGTTCCAAGAGGCAGATAACGCAGCTTGCCGGTATGCGCGGTCTCATGAGTGACCCGTTCGGCAATCTGATTGAAGACTTGCCTATCAAGTCGAACTTCCACGAGGGCATTAATGTTCTCGAATACTTTATCTCTACGCACGGCGCCAGAAAAGGACTTGCGGATACAGCGCTTAGAACTGCGGACGCAGGTTATCTTACAAGGAGACTGGTTGACGTTGCGCAGGACGTGATCGTGCGCGGCGATGACTGCGGCACCACCAGCGGTGTATACGTCTCCACCATTGAGGAATCAGGTGAGGTTATTGAGACTATCGGTGACAGGCTCAGAGGCCGGACCGCGCTCGAGGATATCTTCCTTCCTGGTGCCGGCGAGCCGATTGTCTGCGCCAATGAGATAATCAGCGATGACGCTGCCAAGGAAATAGAGGCGGCTGGCCTGACAAGAGTCGGAGTCCGTTCGCCGCTTACATGTGAACTCAGACAGGGTATCTGCAGCAAGTGCTACGGACGCGACATGGCCAACGGCAAACCTGTTGACGCCGGCACGGCGGTCGGCATTATCGCTGCGCAGTCGATTGGTGAGCCTGGAACGCAGATTACAATGAGAACCTTCCATACCGGAGGTGTTGCCGGTAAGTATATGACCGGGGTCGCCGAGGTCAAGAAGAAGAAACAGGAGAGTCTGCGCGACCTGCATGAGGATATTCGCCGCGGTCTGGTATCCATCGAAGACGGTGCGGAAGGTCTCGATCGAGAGCGCGCAAGAGCGGTCCAGGCCGTTCTTAAGGTCCTGGAAGACCAGGTCGGTGGCCTGTTGAGGGTTGTCGAACTCTTTGAGGCAAGAAAACCCAAAGGCCAGGCGATCATTACTGAGGTTGCGGGTGAGGTTGTCGATATCGAGACAAGGGGCCTTAAGCGGGTGGTTATCCACTCCGAACAGCCTACTTATGATCCTTCGCAGCTTTCGGGTGAAGTGATTGTGGATGCTGCTGTTAGTCCGAAGACCGGTGACACGATTATCGATGCTGGTACCGAGCTTACGGAGAAGCTGGCTCGCAAGATCAAGGATGCCGGTGTGCAGAGCGTTAAGCTGCGCAAGACTCACCTGGTGCCTTACAGAGGCAACCTGGAAGTCGAGGTCGGCCAGACCGTTCAAGCGGGTGACCGCTTGACCGAAGGTCCGATGGACCCGCACAAAGTCCTTGAGCTTCAGGGCGTTCGCGGCGTTATGGAATATCTCGTCCGTGAGATTCAAAATGTCTACAAATCTCAGGGTATCGATATCAACGACAAACACGTCGAGATCATCGTTCGCCAGATGCTCAGAAAGCGCAAGGTGATCGAGTCTGGAGACACCAGGTTCCTGCCGGGTCAGGTTGTCGATAAGTTCGAGTTCGAGGACGAGAACGCTCGTGTGCTTGCCGCCAGTGGAACTGAGGCAACCGCCGACTGGGTGCTGCTTGGTATCACCGAGGCGTCTCTGGCTACGGACAGTTTCCTGTCTGCCGCTTCGTTCCAGAAGACCACCAGGGTCCTTACGGATGCGGCGGTCAGAGGCAAGCGAGACAATCTCATCGGGCTTAAGGAGAATGTCATCATCGGGCGACTTATCCCGGCCGGCACGGGTCTGCCGAGATATAAGGGTCTGGATGTCATGAACGAGGATCATGAGGTCATTACCACCGCGCGACAGCTTCTGGAACCGACATACGAATCCGAAGAGGAAGAAGAGATTCTGCCGATAGAGGACGAGTTGGAGTTGGAAGATATTGTTCCGCTTGGCGGCGGGGAACCTGAAGCCGAAGCAGAGGAGTCCGACGAAGAGGATGAGCTTGAAGAGGATGATGTCTTCAAGAAGCTGGCAAGTGCTCTGACAGGTGATGATGAGGGAGATGTCGACGCGCCCGATACGGACGACGAGGACGCCCCGATAGACACCAACTCGGACAACGCAATATAG